The Thermoclostridium stercorarium subsp. stercorarium DSM 8532 genome contains a region encoding:
- a CDS encoding ABC transporter permease, whose translation MKTKTNSSVAENRFIRTLYQYWKYRYLVILFLPGIIYFIIFKYLPIYGLVLAFKDYRFLDGIMGSPWVGLKHFREMFALQSFWEVFRNTVIISFYNLIFGFPAPIIFALLLNEIGNTHYKKIVQTISYLPHFVSWVILGGLFMQFLSPSIGPINILIKSLGGTPIYFLADPKWFRAVLVVTEMWKSLGWGSIVYLAAISGIDPSLYESASIDGAGRWQKVIHITLPSMTPVITIMLILNVGKLVNDNFDQIFNLYNPAVYKVADVISTYTYRMGLENMRYSFSTAVGLFRNVISFTLLVIANQISKRINDYGIW comes from the coding sequence TTGAAAACTAAAACAAATTCATCTGTCGCAGAAAACCGTTTTATCAGAACACTATACCAATACTGGAAATACAGGTATCTGGTTATATTGTTTCTGCCGGGCATCATATATTTTATAATTTTTAAATATCTGCCAATTTATGGTCTTGTGCTTGCATTTAAAGACTACAGATTCCTTGACGGTATCATGGGGAGTCCCTGGGTAGGTCTGAAACATTTCCGTGAGATGTTTGCACTGCAAAGCTTCTGGGAGGTTTTCAGAAATACCGTAATAATAAGTTTTTATAATCTGATTTTCGGTTTTCCCGCCCCGATAATATTTGCGCTGTTGCTGAACGAGATAGGAAACACCCATTATAAAAAAATTGTCCAGACCATAAGTTATCTTCCTCATTTTGTGTCGTGGGTAATTCTGGGTGGGCTGTTTATGCAGTTCCTTTCACCCTCCATAGGCCCGATAAACATTTTGATTAAATCGCTTGGAGGCACACCGATTTATTTCCTGGCAGATCCCAAATGGTTCAGGGCAGTTTTGGTGGTAACCGAAATGTGGAAATCGTTAGGGTGGGGATCTATTGTTTATCTTGCTGCAATAAGCGGAATAGACCCGAGTTTGTATGAATCGGCGTCTATTGACGGGGCCGGAAGATGGCAGAAAGTAATACATATAACACTGCCGTCAATGACTCCGGTTATAACAATCATGCTGATACTTAATGTCGGCAAACTGGTAAACGACAATTTCGATCAGATCTTCAACCTTTATAATCCTGCGGTTTATAAAGTCGCTGATGTTATCAGCACGTATACTTACAGAATGGGTCTTGAAAATATGAGATACAGTTTTTCCACGGCAGTTGGGCTTTTTAGAAATGTGATATCCTTTACGCTTCTGGTTATTGCCAATCAGATAAGCAAAAGGATAAATGATTACGGTATTTGGTAG
- a CDS encoding AraC family transcriptional regulator, with translation MKIFNRFPNLDSIFNKMILSYIIIVLFITLVLGGTFYFYFTASYNEAVENVHLKMLEQVKNTLNTKIIETVESNYMILVHEFISNTNDLFGFHDDVSGNHTKILQTYNYLKKIVSNNSTVISNIHIYYKKQKILISSSLGVKYLNETNWPYYMNQDWINEMSGKNTSHIWLETRKVPLNLERPDTSLKINLLTYVRSYPVISTGINSDGFIAIDINESIFSDLIKMSAPSEYTNTFIISGTGEIISHPEKDMLNECLNDQKYIEHILDSRMLYGSTVDEVNGVKSMISYTSFPDTGWILINITPLSQFYEKTASLTRMLVILCLMSIIIGTVIASLITKNLYNPLKLLLDKIRSLIGNVNAGNKRSRQLVINTGIQHKANEFKIIDNAIDNLYLTIDDLTKTLKNNIPIIKYNLIMGLLHNQIINVNEAREKFRLINIDMDFPYYAAMTIEIESLRDISYLSVENMHFLKYNLIDETEKNSNDSLKFIAVDLPDFRIGVIVGATTTDEKEIGKIVSNLSSYAYNSFYVTITAALGRWVDNILNVHNSFNDTKTLLKYRFFYPHVPLLHADTLERENCQEHIPPGLIMKFQESLKLQNINRIKELMDKFRSLCSKGGYSADHLNQVMFEFVNIVSRYIRDMKYQFKDIEKKDIYAVFKNINNVNEFCDWIVELARSVINGLNERAESQNAILINKAKRYIYNNIKKDISLDEVAEHINISPAYLSKLFKENTGVNFVTYVKELKFELAMDLLLNSDLTIQQIAHEVGFNTPAYFIQQFKARYGYTPNSFRKQKSFLETEQ, from the coding sequence ATGAAAATTTTCAACCGATTTCCCAATTTGGACTCCATTTTTAACAAAATGATCCTTTCGTATATAATCATAGTCCTTTTTATCACGCTGGTATTGGGAGGAACTTTTTATTTTTATTTTACCGCAAGTTATAATGAAGCGGTGGAAAATGTCCATTTAAAAATGCTTGAACAGGTAAAAAACACACTGAATACGAAAATTATTGAAACGGTTGAAAGCAATTACATGATTTTGGTTCATGAATTTATAAGCAATACAAACGACCTGTTCGGTTTTCACGATGACGTCTCGGGCAACCATACAAAAATACTCCAGACGTATAACTATTTAAAAAAAATAGTGTCCAACAATTCCACCGTTATTTCCAATATCCACATTTATTATAAAAAACAGAAAATACTGATCTCGTCCTCATTGGGTGTTAAATATCTAAACGAAACCAACTGGCCGTATTACATGAATCAGGACTGGATAAACGAAATGTCGGGTAAAAACACAAGCCATATATGGCTTGAAACGAGGAAGGTTCCGCTAAACCTCGAACGCCCCGATACCAGCCTGAAGATTAATCTGCTCACATATGTACGATCATACCCTGTCATTTCAACGGGAATAAACAGTGATGGATTCATAGCCATTGACATAAATGAAAGCATATTCAGCGATTTAATAAAAATGAGCGCACCGTCGGAATACACGAATACGTTTATAATCAGCGGTACCGGCGAAATAATTTCCCATCCCGAAAAAGACATGCTGAATGAATGCCTGAACGATCAGAAATACATTGAGCATATACTTGATTCACGCATGCTTTACGGCAGCACGGTGGATGAAGTTAACGGCGTAAAGAGCATGATATCGTATACAAGTTTTCCCGACACCGGCTGGATATTAATCAACATAACTCCTCTGTCGCAGTTTTATGAAAAAACCGCGTCGCTGACCCGAATGCTTGTTATTCTGTGCCTCATGTCAATAATCATCGGTACGGTCATCGCCTCGCTGATAACAAAAAATCTGTATAACCCCCTGAAACTGCTGCTTGATAAAATCAGATCACTCATCGGTAATGTAAACGCCGGAAACAAAAGAAGCAGGCAGCTTGTTATAAACACCGGCATTCAGCATAAAGCCAATGAATTTAAAATCATTGACAACGCGATTGACAATTTATATTTAACCATCGACGATTTGACGAAAACTTTAAAAAACAATATTCCGATAATAAAATACAACCTGATTATGGGGCTTTTGCATAATCAGATTATAAATGTCAACGAAGCAAGGGAGAAATTCAGACTGATAAACATCGACATGGACTTTCCGTATTATGCCGCAATGACAATTGAAATAGAATCACTGAGGGATATATCCTATCTCAGCGTTGAAAACATGCATTTCCTGAAATACAACCTAATTGATGAAACAGAAAAAAACAGCAATGACAGTCTTAAATTCATTGCGGTGGATTTGCCTGATTTCCGGATTGGCGTTATTGTCGGCGCAACTACGACGGATGAGAAGGAAATAGGTAAAATTGTTTCAAATTTATCATCATATGCCTATAACAGTTTTTATGTCACAATAACCGCCGCATTGGGCCGATGGGTGGATAACATACTTAATGTTCACAATTCGTTCAATGATACCAAAACACTGCTTAAGTACAGATTTTTCTATCCCCATGTTCCGCTGCTTCATGCGGACACTCTGGAAAGGGAAAACTGTCAGGAACATATACCGCCGGGTTTAATCATGAAGTTTCAGGAAAGTCTTAAGCTTCAAAATATCAACAGGATAAAGGAACTGATGGACAAATTCAGAAGTCTGTGTAGTAAAGGCGGCTATTCCGCTGACCATTTGAACCAGGTAATGTTTGAATTCGTAAATATCGTTTCACGGTACATACGGGACATGAAATACCAGTTCAAGGATATTGAGAAAAAAGATATTTATGCGGTGTTTAAAAACATTAACAATGTAAATGAATTCTGTGACTGGATTGTTGAACTGGCAAGAAGCGTGATTAACGGTCTGAATGAAAGGGCTGAAAGCCAGAATGCAATTCTTATAAATAAAGCAAAACGGTATATTTATAACAATATAAAAAAAGACATTTCCCTTGATGAAGTGGCGGAGCATATCAATATCAGTCCCGCTTATTTAAGCAAATTATTCAAGGAAAATACCGGGGTTAATTTCGTTACATATGTTAAGGAACTTAAATTTGAACTGGCCATGGACCTTCTCCTCAACAGTGACCTGACAATACAGCAAATAGCCCATGAAGTGGGTTTCAACACTCCCGCGTATTTCATACAGCAGTTTAAGGCCAGATACGGATACACGCCGAACAGTTTCAGAAAACAAAAATCTTTTCTTGAAACCGAACAATAA